A genomic segment from Oncorhynchus keta strain PuntledgeMale-10-30-2019 chromosome 7, Oket_V2, whole genome shotgun sequence encodes:
- the LOC118386240 gene encoding T-box transcription factor TBX15-like isoform X6, with the protein MEEIQVELQCADLWKRFHEIGTEMIITKAGRRMFPAMRVKIVGLDPHQQYYIAMDIVPVDNKRYRYVYHSSKWMVAGNADSPVPPRVYIHPDSLASGDTWMRQVVSFDKLKLTNNELDDQGHVSEPIILHSMHKYQPRVHVIRKDFSSDLSPTKPVPSGEGVKTFSFPETVFTTVTAYQNQQITRLKIDRNPFAKGFRDSGRNSLSFSLSHRTGLEAIMETYAFWRPPVRTLTFEDFTNMQKQQGGSTGTSPTTSSTGAPSPSGTAHLLSPSCSPPTFHLAPNTFNVGCRESQLCSMGLSEYPACARSNMAALQGYGGLADSSYGRLQAAGSAVASAQQSESFLPQRTSSLIAAGMQGGGHGPLSGSSGGGKMDAYGGQLTSFPASQLQYVMQGGASSTSGSSSSSGSSPSSAHMFSGGHHHVQQGSYNAFSLHNPYNLYGYNFPTSPRLASSPEKTQGGLLCSSSSAGVFAERQYLSNGGMDSMHMIGNPSAGQQGAGSCDGRQYGSSSQMSMHMV; encoded by the exons ATGGAGGAGATTCAGGTGGAGCTGCAGTGCGCGGACCTCTGGAAGCGCTTCCATGAAATTGGCACGGAGATGATCATCACTAAAGCCGGGAG gcGGATGTTCCCTGCAATGAGAGTAAAGATTGTGGGTCTGGACCCCCACCAGCAGTATTACATAGCCATGGATATTGTTCCTGTGGACAATAAGAGATACAG GTATGTGTACCACAGCTCCAAGTGGATGGTGGCGGGGAACGCGGACTCCCCCGTGCCCCCGCGGGTCTACATCCACCCAGACTCCCTGGCCTCTGGAGACACCTGGATGAGGCAGGTGGTCAGCTTCGACAAACTCAAACTCACCAACAATGAGCTGGACGATCAGGGCCATGTGAGTGAGCCG ATCATCCTCCACTCCATGCATAAGTACCAGCCTCGTGTCCATGTTATCAGGAAGGACTTCAGCAGTGACCTGTCCCCCACAAAGCCTGTTCCCAGCGGAGAGGGAGTGAAGACCTTTAGCTTCCCTGAGACTGTCTTCACCACAGTCACCGCCTACCAGAACCAACAG ATAACTAGACTAAAGATTGATCGCAACCCATTTGCTAAAGGATTTCGGGATTCAGGTAGAAACAG tctctcgttctctctctcacacaggacTGGTCTAGAGGCGATCATGGAGACCTATGCATTCTGGAGACCGCCTGTGAGGACACTCACGTTTGAGGACTTCACCAACATGCAGAAACAGCAAG GAGGAAGTACGGGCACCTCTCCCACCACCTCCAGCACAGGAGCCCCCTCCCCTTCTGGCACGGCCcacctcctgtccccctcctgcTCCCCGCCCACCTTCCACCTGGCCCCCAACACCTTCAACGTGGGTTGCAGGGAGAGCCAGCTGTGCAGCATGGGCCTGTCTGAGTATCCGGCCTGCGCCCGCAGCAACATGGCGGCCCTGCAGGGCTACGGGGGTCTGGCCGACAGCTCCTATGGACGCCTCCAAGCAGCAGGAAGCGCTGTGGCCTCCGCCCAGCAGTCTGAATCCTTCTTGCCCCAGAGGACGTCTTCCCTGATTGCTGCAGGCATGCAAGGGGGTGGTCATGGTCCTCTGTCTGGAAGCAGCGGTGGCGGGAAGATGGATGCCTACGGAGGTCAGCTGACCTCGTTTCCGGCATCACAGCTGCAGTATGTGATGCAGGGTGGAGCTAGCTCTACCTctggctcctcctcctcatcaggctcctccccctcttctgcCCACATGTTCAGCGGGGGCCACCACCATGTGCAGCAGGGATCCTACAACGCCTTCTCACTCCACAACCCCTACAACCTGTATGGATACAACTTCCCCACTTCCCCTCGCCTGGCTTCCAGCCCTGAGAAGACCCAGGGCGGCCTCCtgtgctcctcctcctctgccgGGGTGTTTGCCGAGCGCCAGTACCTGTCCAACGGTGGCATGGACAGCATGCACATGATCGGCAATCCCTCCGCTGGCCAGCAGGGGGCTGGCTCCTGTGATGGCCGTCAGTATGGCTCCTCCTCTCAGATGTCAATGCACATGGTGTAA
- the LOC118386240 gene encoding T-box transcription factor TBX15-like isoform X5 — protein MTLNQRGKLTAFAKSHQDSEASPGSDGEGLAERTSCSFGSPEDLAPTACELSPAASMEEIQVELQCADLWKRFHEIGTEMIITKAGRRMFPAMRVKIVGLDPHQQYYIAMDIVPVDNKRYRYVYHSSKWMVAGNADSPVPPRVYIHPDSLASGDTWMRQVVSFDKLKLTNNELDDQGHVSEPIILHSMHKYQPRVHVIRKDFSSDLSPTKPVPSGEGVKTFSFPETVFTTVTAYQNQQITRLKIDRNPFAKGFRDSGRNSLSFSLSHRTGLEAIMETYAFWRPPVRTLTFEDFTNMQKQQGGSTGTSPTTSSTGAPSPSGTAHLLSPSCSPPTFHLAPNTFNVGCRESQLCSMGLSEYPACARSNMAALQGYGGLADSSYGRLQAAGSAVASAQQSESFLPQRTSSLIAAGMQGGGHGPLSGSSGGGKMDAYGGQLTSFPASQLQYVMQGGASSTSGSSSSSGSSPSSAHMFSGGHHHVQQGSYNAFSLHNPYNLYGYNFPTSPRLASSPEKTQGGLLCSSSSAGVFAERQYLSNGGMDSMHMIGNPSAGQQGAGSCDGRQYGSSSQMSMHMV, from the exons ATTCGGAGGCGAGCCCGGGTTCAGATGGCGAGGGTCTGGCGGAGAGGACGTCGTGCTCCTTCGGCTCCCCTGAGGACCTAGCCCCGACGGCCTGCGAGCTGTCTCCCGCTGCCTCAATGGAGGAGATTCAGGTGGAGCTGCAGTGCGCGGACCTCTGGAAGCGCTTCCATGAAATTGGCACGGAGATGATCATCACTAAAGCCGGGAG gcGGATGTTCCCTGCAATGAGAGTAAAGATTGTGGGTCTGGACCCCCACCAGCAGTATTACATAGCCATGGATATTGTTCCTGTGGACAATAAGAGATACAG GTATGTGTACCACAGCTCCAAGTGGATGGTGGCGGGGAACGCGGACTCCCCCGTGCCCCCGCGGGTCTACATCCACCCAGACTCCCTGGCCTCTGGAGACACCTGGATGAGGCAGGTGGTCAGCTTCGACAAACTCAAACTCACCAACAATGAGCTGGACGATCAGGGCCATGTGAGTGAGCCG ATCATCCTCCACTCCATGCATAAGTACCAGCCTCGTGTCCATGTTATCAGGAAGGACTTCAGCAGTGACCTGTCCCCCACAAAGCCTGTTCCCAGCGGAGAGGGAGTGAAGACCTTTAGCTTCCCTGAGACTGTCTTCACCACAGTCACCGCCTACCAGAACCAACAG ATAACTAGACTAAAGATTGATCGCAACCCATTTGCTAAAGGATTTCGGGATTCAGGTAGAAACAG tctctcgttctctctctcacacaggacTGGTCTAGAGGCGATCATGGAGACCTATGCATTCTGGAGACCGCCTGTGAGGACACTCACGTTTGAGGACTTCACCAACATGCAGAAACAGCAAG GAGGAAGTACGGGCACCTCTCCCACCACCTCCAGCACAGGAGCCCCCTCCCCTTCTGGCACGGCCcacctcctgtccccctcctgcTCCCCGCCCACCTTCCACCTGGCCCCCAACACCTTCAACGTGGGTTGCAGGGAGAGCCAGCTGTGCAGCATGGGCCTGTCTGAGTATCCGGCCTGCGCCCGCAGCAACATGGCGGCCCTGCAGGGCTACGGGGGTCTGGCCGACAGCTCCTATGGACGCCTCCAAGCAGCAGGAAGCGCTGTGGCCTCCGCCCAGCAGTCTGAATCCTTCTTGCCCCAGAGGACGTCTTCCCTGATTGCTGCAGGCATGCAAGGGGGTGGTCATGGTCCTCTGTCTGGAAGCAGCGGTGGCGGGAAGATGGATGCCTACGGAGGTCAGCTGACCTCGTTTCCGGCATCACAGCTGCAGTATGTGATGCAGGGTGGAGCTAGCTCTACCTctggctcctcctcctcatcaggctcctccccctcttctgcCCACATGTTCAGCGGGGGCCACCACCATGTGCAGCAGGGATCCTACAACGCCTTCTCACTCCACAACCCCTACAACCTGTATGGATACAACTTCCCCACTTCCCCTCGCCTGGCTTCCAGCCCTGAGAAGACCCAGGGCGGCCTCCtgtgctcctcctcctctgccgGGGTGTTTGCCGAGCGCCAGTACCTGTCCAACGGTGGCATGGACAGCATGCACATGATCGGCAATCCCTCCGCTGGCCAGCAGGGGGCTGGCTCCTGTGATGGCCGTCAGTATGGCTCCTCCTCTCAGATGTCAATGCACATGGTGTAA